A section of the Chryseobacterium ginsenosidimutans genome encodes:
- the lysS gene encoding lysine--tRNA ligase — protein MQLSEQEIIRREKLNKLVEMGINAFPADEYVITDTTESIKQDFADNKQVKIAGRLMSRRIQGKASFAELQDSTGRIQVYFNRDEICTGEDKTLYNEVYKHLLDIGDIIGIEGDLFTTQVGEKTVLVKNFTLLTKALRPLPQAKTDENGVVHDGFTDPEMRYRQRYVDLTVNPQVKEIFVKRTKLFNAMRTFFNDAGYFEVETPILQSIPGGAAARPFITHHNALDIPLYLRIANELYLKRLIVGGFDGVYEFSKNFRNEGMDRTHNPEFTAMEIYVAYKDYNWMMDFTEKLLEFCATQVNGNAESTFGEHTISWKAPYPRVSMTEAIQKYTGFDITGKTEQELFDFAKSIGIDVNETMGKGKLIDEIFGEKCEGNFIQPTFITDYPIEMSPLTKKHRTKEGLTERFELMVCGKEIANAYSELNDPIDQRERFEEQLKLAEKGDDEAGQFIDEDFLRALEYGMPPTSGLGIGMDRLIMFLTNNASIQEVLFFPQMRPEKTVPQIELGEDEKVILEILNSQEEPFSLAEVKERSQLSGKKWDKASKTLTKNNLVKVEKIDENVLMKLA, from the coding sequence ATGCAATTATCAGAACAAGAAATCATTAGACGAGAAAAGCTGAACAAGCTTGTTGAGATGGGGATCAATGCGTTCCCTGCAGATGAATACGTAATTACAGATACTACAGAATCTATAAAACAGGATTTCGCTGATAATAAACAGGTTAAGATTGCAGGGAGATTAATGTCAAGAAGAATTCAGGGGAAAGCTTCTTTTGCTGAATTACAGGATTCTACGGGCAGAATTCAGGTGTATTTTAACAGAGATGAAATCTGTACGGGTGAAGATAAAACTTTATATAATGAAGTTTACAAGCACCTTTTAGATATAGGAGATATTATTGGGATTGAAGGAGATTTGTTCACAACTCAGGTTGGTGAAAAAACAGTTTTGGTAAAAAACTTTACCCTTCTTACTAAAGCTTTAAGACCTTTACCTCAAGCAAAAACTGATGAAAATGGAGTAGTGCATGACGGATTCACTGATCCTGAAATGAGATACAGACAGCGTTATGTTGATTTAACGGTAAATCCTCAGGTGAAAGAAATTTTTGTGAAAAGAACGAAATTGTTCAACGCGATGAGAACTTTCTTTAATGACGCCGGATATTTTGAAGTTGAAACTCCAATTTTACAGTCGATTCCCGGTGGAGCTGCTGCAAGGCCATTTATTACTCATCATAATGCTTTAGACATTCCTTTATATTTGAGAATTGCTAACGAATTATATCTGAAAAGATTGATCGTTGGTGGTTTTGACGGTGTTTATGAATTCTCAAAGAACTTCAGAAATGAAGGGATGGACAGAACGCACAATCCGGAATTTACCGCAATGGAAATCTATGTTGCGTACAAAGATTACAATTGGATGATGGATTTCACAGAGAAATTATTGGAATTCTGTGCAACTCAGGTAAACGGAAATGCGGAATCTACTTTCGGAGAGCATACCATCAGCTGGAAAGCTCCTTATCCAAGGGTATCAATGACCGAAGCGATTCAAAAATACACAGGTTTTGATATTACAGGAAAAACTGAACAGGAATTATTTGATTTTGCTAAATCTATCGGAATTGATGTCAACGAAACGATGGGTAAAGGAAAATTAATTGATGAAATTTTTGGTGAAAAATGTGAAGGAAACTTCATTCAGCCGACTTTTATTACAGATTATCCGATAGAAATGTCACCTTTAACCAAAAAGCACAGAACTAAAGAAGGTCTTACGGAGCGTTTCGAATTAATGGTTTGTGGTAAAGAAATTGCCAATGCATATTCTGAGCTGAATGACCCTATTGATCAGAGAGAACGTTTTGAAGAGCAATTAAAGCTAGCCGAGAAAGGGGATGATGAAGCAGGGCAATTCATTGACGAAGATTTCTTGAGAGCTTTGGAATACGGGATGCCACCAACATCAGGGTTGGGAATCGGAATGGACAGATTAATTATGTTCTTAACGAATAATGCATCGATCCAGGAAGTATTGTTCTTCCCTCAAATGAGACCTGAGAAAACTGTTCCTCAGATTGAATTGGGAGAAGATGAAAAAGTAATCCTTGAAATCTTAAATTCCCAAGAAGAGCCATTTTCTTTAGCTGAAGTGAAAGAAAGAAGTCAATTATCCGGTAAAAAATGGGATAAAGCTTCTAAGACTTTAACGAAGAATAATTTGGTAAAGGTGGAGAAGATTGATGAGAATGTTTTGATGAAACTGGCTTAA
- a CDS encoding cytochrome ubiquinol oxidase subunit I: MDDFLAARAQMAMSLGFHIIFSCVGMVMPFLMAFAHWKYLKTNNEVYKGLTKAWSKGVAILFAVGAVSGTMLSFELGLLWPAFMKHAGPIFGMPFSLEGTAFFIEAIAIGFFLYGWDKFNKWFHWFCGFLVGLSGLASGILVVAANAWMNSPAGFDYVDGQYLNIDPIKAMFNEAWFPQALHMTVAAFCATGFAVAGVHAYLIMKKKNVEFHTKAFKIAAGFALIGAFGAPLSGDVAAKSVAERQPIKLAAMEAHFETEKGASFVLGGIPDEEKGEIKYAIKIPKLLSFLVSNDFNTEVKGLKDFPKDEWPPISVVHYAFQIMIFFGVVMICIGIVYLYSLFFKKEWLNKNWLLKTFLFATPFGYIALEAGWTVTEVGRQPWIIYGIMRTADAVTPMPGIQYSFYFFTAIFVSLSLIIIFLLRRQIQMVPKLYDPTDDQFNAKNKKS, translated from the coding sequence ATGGACGATTTTCTTGCTGCCCGTGCACAAATGGCCATGTCTCTCGGTTTTCACATTATTTTTTCCTGTGTCGGTATGGTAATGCCCTTTTTAATGGCTTTTGCACATTGGAAATATCTCAAAACAAATAATGAAGTTTATAAAGGGCTTACAAAAGCCTGGAGCAAAGGCGTTGCCATTCTTTTTGCTGTCGGTGCAGTCTCGGGAACCATGCTTTCTTTTGAGCTCGGACTTCTTTGGCCTGCTTTCATGAAACACGCAGGTCCTATCTTTGGGATGCCTTTTTCACTGGAAGGAACCGCATTTTTTATTGAAGCCATCGCCATCGGATTTTTTCTTTACGGTTGGGATAAATTCAATAAGTGGTTTCATTGGTTTTGCGGCTTTCTGGTTGGCTTAAGCGGTTTAGCTTCCGGTATTCTGGTTGTTGCTGCGAATGCCTGGATGAATTCTCCTGCCGGATTTGATTATGTAGACGGACAATATTTAAATATAGACCCTATTAAAGCTATGTTTAACGAAGCCTGGTTTCCACAGGCTTTACATATGACGGTGGCAGCCTTTTGTGCGACAGGATTTGCTGTTGCAGGCGTTCATGCTTATTTGATTATGAAGAAAAAAAATGTAGAATTTCATACAAAAGCGTTTAAAATTGCAGCCGGGTTTGCATTAATAGGAGCTTTTGGAGCACCTTTGAGTGGTGATGTCGCTGCAAAATCCGTTGCGGAAAGACAACCTATCAAATTAGCAGCAATGGAAGCTCATTTTGAAACAGAAAAAGGAGCATCTTTTGTACTGGGAGGAATTCCCGATGAAGAAAAAGGTGAAATAAAATACGCCATCAAAATTCCAAAATTATTAAGTTTTTTAGTAAGCAATGATTTTAATACTGAAGTAAAAGGTCTGAAAGATTTCCCGAAAGATGAATGGCCACCGATTTCTGTTGTACATTATGCTTTCCAAATTATGATATTCTTCGGAGTTGTGATGATCTGTATCGGAATTGTTTATTTATATTCTTTATTTTTTAAGAAAGAATGGTTAAATAAAAACTGGTTGTTAAAAACATTTTTATTCGCTACCCCTTTTGGTTATATTGCTTTGGAAGCAGGCTGGACAGTAACTGAAGTCGGTCGGCAACCGTGGATTATTTACGGAATTATGAGAACAGCAGACGCTGTTACACCGATGCCCGGAATCCAGTATTCGTTTTACTTTTTCACTGCGATTTTCGTTTCGCTGTCGTTAATTATTATTTTCCTTTTGAGAAGGCAGATACAAATGGTTCCGAAACTTTATGATCCGACTGATGACCAGTTTAACGCTAAAAACAAAAAATCATGA
- a CDS encoding transglutaminase-like domain-containing protein, producing the protein MKKLILIAFCSMNFIFIEAQKHEFLEPPKFNDADLSKQKSALDENAPAEILYKSLHFSIDYNTGNLIKKAFYRVKIYDKDKAEDWLNLEVPLYQNGSDHETLSRMKAFTYNLENGVSVATKVDKSSKYKSKESKYVSITKFAFPNVKNGSIIEYQYEVTSPFLFIVPEIMIETDTPSLYTEYILDSPSNIAYNVNYTGFLSPKYRDVDERTMFGMNYRTYRFGYENVKGFKTEKFINNDKNYRTKISAELHSTNFREVKLYSSSWEQIKQRLYENEDFGNELKKTKLAKENMPANISGITDEIEKANAIFNYVKNTFTWNKDRGIYVEDGIKKMLETKTGNAAEINLFLVMLLREAGIKADPLAISTVSNGLINIASPNVSNMNFVIAAIQTKDGFHLYDATSKQSSIDQLPPRDWNQYGILISKEKVQQLSMINAKTSFTYLTAEAKINSDGSISGDYSDRDTGTYAMFAKENYDDNADKYKKQYKENFSIDFTNIDSKVLENGDFESKMKFSSDNLIDRIGKKMIINPMLFLNKNSNEFDQTEERKYMIDFTSPFTRIKKIVLEIPEGYIIEEMPKNKKIVTDDKEIEYSYIAEQKGNKLELTSTTKVMSPNYPKEYYPAFKQIWGVASKQENQVISLVKK; encoded by the coding sequence ATGAAAAAACTAATATTAATCGCTTTTTGCTCAATGAATTTTATTTTTATTGAAGCACAAAAGCATGAATTTCTTGAACCTCCAAAATTCAATGATGCAGATTTGTCAAAGCAAAAATCTGCTTTAGATGAGAATGCACCTGCAGAAATTTTATATAAATCGTTACATTTTAGTATTGATTATAATACAGGAAACCTTATTAAAAAAGCTTTTTACCGAGTAAAGATATACGACAAAGATAAAGCTGAAGACTGGTTGAATCTTGAAGTTCCGCTTTATCAGAATGGCAGTGATCATGAAACGCTTTCCAGAATGAAAGCTTTTACCTATAATCTTGAAAACGGAGTTTCAGTTGCTACAAAAGTTGATAAAAGCTCAAAATATAAAAGTAAAGAAAGTAAATATGTTTCTATCACGAAATTTGCTTTTCCCAATGTGAAAAATGGTTCCATAATCGAATATCAGTATGAAGTTACTTCACCGTTTTTATTTATTGTTCCTGAAATTATGATTGAAACGGATACACCTTCTTTATATACGGAATATATTCTTGATAGCCCGTCGAATATTGCTTACAATGTCAACTATACAGGTTTTTTAAGCCCAAAATATAGAGATGTTGATGAAAGAACAATGTTTGGAATGAACTATAGAACCTATAGATTTGGGTATGAAAATGTAAAAGGTTTTAAGACTGAGAAATTTATTAATAATGATAAAAATTACAGAACAAAAATAAGTGCAGAGCTGCATTCTACGAATTTCAGGGAGGTTAAATTATATTCTTCATCGTGGGAACAGATTAAGCAAAGATTATATGAAAATGAAGATTTTGGAAATGAATTGAAGAAAACTAAACTGGCAAAAGAAAATATGCCTGCAAATATTTCCGGGATTACAGATGAAATAGAAAAGGCAAATGCCATTTTTAATTATGTAAAAAATACATTTACATGGAATAAAGACAGAGGAATTTATGTAGAAGACGGAATCAAAAAAATGCTTGAAACAAAAACAGGAAACGCTGCAGAAATTAACCTTTTCCTTGTTATGCTGCTTCGTGAGGCAGGGATAAAAGCAGATCCTCTTGCAATTTCTACGGTAAGCAACGGACTTATCAATATTGCATCTCCCAATGTTTCCAATATGAATTTTGTAATTGCTGCGATCCAGACAAAAGATGGTTTTCATTTGTATGATGCTACTTCTAAGCAGTCATCGATAGATCAGTTGCCTCCGAGAGACTGGAATCAATATGGAATTTTGATTTCAAAAGAAAAAGTGCAGCAATTATCAATGATAAATGCAAAAACAAGCTTCACTTATCTTACGGCTGAAGCAAAAATTAATAGTGATGGAAGTATCTCGGGAGATTATTCCGACAGAGATACAGGAACTTACGCAATGTTTGCAAAAGAAAACTATGATGACAATGCTGATAAATATAAGAAGCAGTATAAAGAAAATTTTTCAATAGATTTTACAAATATTGATTCCAAAGTTCTGGAAAATGGAGATTTTGAAAGCAAAATGAAATTTTCTTCAGATAATTTGATTGACAGGATAGGGAAGAAGATGATCATTAATCCGATGTTGTTTTTAAATAAAAATTCTAATGAATTTGATCAGACGGAAGAAAGAAAATACATGATTGATTTTACTTCACCTTTCACAAGAATTAAAAAAATCGTTCTTGAGATTCCCGAAGGTTACATAATTGAAGAAATGCCTAAAAATAAGAAAATTGTAACAGACGATAAAGAAATTGAATACAGCTATATCGCAGAACAAAAAGGTAATAAATTAGAATTAACTTCTACAACCAAGGTAATGAGCCCCAATTATCCTAAAGAATATTATCCTGCATTCAAACAAATTTGGGGTGTTGCTTCAAAACAGGAAAATCAGGTAATCAGCTTGGTGAAAAAGTAA
- a CDS encoding DUF3857 domain-containing protein, which yields MMKILCIGALSVASLYYAQSFPASAIPENLKKNADAVIRKDFTIIQINKIDDIRYQFYTVTTVLNKDGDSDAQVYIPYEKGNSISDVKVNIYDESGKKIKSYSKSDFGDFANNNQGTFYSDNRVMALSYTPTQYPYTIEFSYQIGEENTVFLPDFVPFKATNISLEEAQMKIINKSGIELKTKTYPSKYNYTSVIESDNAGEKTYTYKNVPAIDDAFLLPQPVKILPKVSFALTKFNLEGKQGSLTNWSDFGSWYYNSILQPVSLSTPAIKAEVAGLNLQGTTEEKVKKLYQYMQTKTRYIFVALGIGGWQPMLPDEVQKKGYGDCKGLTNYMKTLLDEAGIPSYYSVINSGSSPVSFDKDFPKMGGNHVILMIPTEKGNIWLENTSQQIAFNHLSYSTTDRNVLSIRKNGIELIDTPVYTADQSKEKQSLKIKLNEDNSISGEGNFSYTGIQYDNNMVLAAMSPKEKNEAIKNLLDVLHFEKIEMKNFLNDKDNAIAKFDLDFKANNYSKNAGSSMIFRAVPIYSNTIYKTDENRELPFELRQSFEDEYEISFAIPKNYKIDELPDNVAINSEFGIYKLNFVKNGEELKVSRAIKINKGLYPKEKYNDYVNFRKKTINIDNSKILISKI from the coding sequence ATGATGAAAATACTTTGTATTGGAGCGCTCTCGGTGGCCTCTTTGTATTATGCGCAGAGCTTTCCGGCTTCCGCGATTCCTGAAAACCTGAAGAAAAATGCGGATGCAGTCATCAGAAAAGACTTTACTATTATTCAGATCAACAAAATTGATGATATAAGATATCAGTTTTATACGGTAACGACGGTTCTTAATAAAGATGGAGATTCGGATGCCCAGGTTTATATTCCTTATGAAAAAGGGAATAGTATTTCTGATGTAAAAGTGAACATATATGATGAATCGGGAAAAAAAATAAAATCATATTCTAAGTCTGATTTTGGAGATTTTGCGAATAATAACCAAGGAACTTTTTATTCTGATAACAGAGTGATGGCACTCTCCTATACACCGACGCAATATCCTTATACGATTGAGTTTTCTTATCAGATTGGTGAAGAAAATACAGTTTTCCTGCCGGATTTTGTGCCTTTTAAGGCAACAAACATTTCTTTGGAAGAAGCTCAGATGAAGATCATTAATAAATCTGGGATTGAACTTAAAACCAAAACCTATCCTTCAAAATACAATTATACATCTGTAATAGAAAGTGATAATGCTGGTGAAAAAACATACACTTACAAAAATGTTCCTGCAATTGATGATGCCTTTTTGTTGCCACAACCTGTAAAAATTTTACCGAAAGTAAGCTTTGCCTTAACAAAATTTAATCTGGAAGGAAAGCAAGGAAGTTTAACCAATTGGAGTGATTTCGGATCTTGGTATTACAACAGTATTTTACAGCCTGTTTCTTTGTCAACACCTGCAATCAAGGCGGAAGTTGCGGGTCTTAATTTACAGGGAACAACAGAAGAAAAGGTTAAAAAACTTTACCAATACATGCAGACAAAAACGAGATATATTTTCGTGGCGCTGGGAATTGGCGGTTGGCAGCCGATGCTTCCTGATGAGGTTCAGAAAAAAGGTTACGGAGATTGTAAAGGTCTCACGAATTATATGAAAACTTTGTTGGATGAAGCAGGAATTCCTTCCTATTATTCAGTGATCAATTCAGGTTCTTCGCCGGTTTCTTTTGATAAAGATTTTCCGAAAATGGGTGGAAACCATGTAATTTTAATGATTCCGACAGAAAAAGGAAATATTTGGCTGGAAAATACTTCGCAACAGATCGCTTTTAATCATTTAAGTTACAGTACGACAGACAGAAATGTTCTTTCTATCAGAAAAAATGGAATTGAATTGATTGATACTCCCGTTTATACAGCAGATCAAAGTAAGGAAAAGCAGTCTCTTAAAATTAAGCTTAACGAAGACAACAGTATTTCAGGAGAAGGTAATTTTTCTTATACAGGAATTCAGTATGACAATAATATGGTTTTGGCTGCCATGTCTCCTAAAGAAAAGAATGAAGCTATCAAAAACCTTCTTGATGTTCTACATTTTGAGAAAATTGAAATGAAAAATTTTCTGAACGATAAAGATAATGCCATTGCAAAATTTGATCTTGATTTCAAAGCAAATAATTATTCCAAAAATGCAGGAAGCAGTATGATTTTCAGAGCAGTTCCTATCTATTCGAATACAATTTATAAAACTGATGAAAACAGAGAATTGCCTTTTGAATTGAGACAGTCTTTTGAAGATGAATACGAAATCAGTTTTGCGATTCCTAAAAACTATAAAATAGATGAGCTTCCTGACAATGTTGCTATTAATTCGGAGTTTGGAATATATAAATTAAATTTTGTAAAAAACGGGGAAGAATTAAAAGTCAGCAGAGCCATCAAAATCAATAAAGGACTTTACCCGAAAGAAAAATATAACGATTACGTTAATTTCAGAAAAAAAACAATAAACATTGACAATTCAAAAATTTTAATTTCTAAAATTTAA
- the gyrB gene encoding DNA topoisomerase (ATP-hydrolyzing) subunit B — MSQKQYTASSIQALEGMEHVRLRPSMYIGDVGVRGLHHLVYEVVDNSIDEALAGYCDTILVTIHKGESISVKDNGRGIPVDFHEKEQKSALEVVMTKIGAGGKFDKDSYKVSGGLHGVGVSCVNALSTLLVATVSLNGKLYQQKYSEGKALTQVDEIGTTDERGTEVFFQPDNTIFQETVYNYDTLATRLRELAFLNKGITITLIDEREQNEDGAYQMEIFHSEGGLKEFVEYIDGNRESIMENVIFMEAERDDIPVEVAMRYNTSFTENLHSYVNNINTHEGGTHLAGFRRALTRTLKKYADDLGIPAKEKVEITGDDFREGLTAVISVKVMEPQFEGQTKTKLGNSEVSGAVDKIVGEMLSNFLEENPNEAKIIVQKVVLAAKARQAAKKAREMVQRKSPMGGSGLPGKLSDCSSKDPAESELFLVEGDSAGGTAKQGRDRFFQAILPLRGKILNVEKSMLHKVYDNEEIKNIYTALGVSVGTEEDSKALNMAKLRYHKVVIMTDADIDGSHISTLILTFFFRFMKELIENGYIYIAQPPLYLLKRGNKKVYAYNEKEREEFTLEMSPDGKGVEVQRYKGLGEMNPEQLWETTLNPEHRILKQVTIDNAVEADSVFSMLMGDEVPPRREFIEKNAKYAKIDA; from the coding sequence ATGAGTCAAAAACAATATACAGCTAGCAGTATTCAGGCCTTAGAAGGCATGGAACACGTTCGATTAAGACCATCTATGTACATTGGTGATGTAGGAGTAAGAGGTCTTCATCATTTAGTTTATGAAGTAGTAGATAACTCTATCGATGAAGCTTTAGCAGGATACTGTGATACTATTTTAGTAACAATTCATAAAGGAGAAAGTATCTCTGTAAAAGATAACGGAAGAGGTATTCCTGTAGATTTTCACGAAAAGGAACAAAAATCTGCTCTTGAGGTGGTAATGACCAAAATCGGAGCCGGAGGAAAATTTGATAAAGATTCTTACAAAGTATCCGGTGGTCTTCACGGAGTTGGGGTTTCTTGTGTAAATGCACTTTCAACTTTATTGGTAGCAACAGTAAGCCTTAACGGTAAATTATATCAGCAGAAATATTCAGAAGGAAAAGCCCTTACACAGGTTGATGAAATAGGAACTACTGATGAGAGAGGAACAGAAGTTTTCTTTCAGCCGGATAATACAATTTTTCAGGAAACTGTTTATAATTATGATACTCTTGCAACGAGATTGCGTGAATTGGCTTTCTTGAATAAAGGAATTACAATTACCCTTATTGACGAAAGAGAACAAAACGAAGACGGAGCCTATCAAATGGAAATTTTCCATTCAGAAGGTGGGTTAAAAGAATTCGTAGAATATATCGATGGAAACCGTGAATCTATCATGGAGAACGTGATTTTCATGGAAGCAGAAAGAGATGATATTCCGGTGGAAGTTGCGATGCGTTATAATACTTCATTCACTGAAAATCTTCACTCTTATGTTAATAATATCAATACACATGAAGGAGGTACTCACTTAGCCGGTTTCAGACGTGCTTTGACGAGAACATTGAAGAAATATGCTGATGATTTGGGTATTCCTGCTAAAGAAAAAGTAGAAATTACCGGAGATGACTTCCGTGAAGGACTAACAGCCGTGATTTCTGTAAAAGTAATGGAACCTCAGTTTGAAGGACAGACTAAAACTAAATTAGGGAACTCTGAAGTTTCAGGTGCAGTTGATAAAATTGTAGGGGAGATGCTTTCCAATTTCTTGGAAGAAAATCCTAATGAAGCAAAAATCATCGTTCAAAAAGTTGTTTTAGCAGCAAAAGCTAGACAGGCAGCGAAAAAAGCTCGTGAAATGGTTCAGAGAAAATCTCCAATGGGAGGTTCTGGACTTCCGGGAAAATTATCCGACTGTTCATCCAAAGATCCTGCTGAATCCGAACTATTCTTAGTAGAGGGAGATTCCGCAGGTGGAACTGCAAAACAAGGCCGTGACAGATTTTTCCAGGCTATTCTTCCATTAAGAGGTAAAATTCTGAACGTAGAAAAATCTATGCTTCATAAAGTATACGATAACGAAGAAATCAAGAATATTTATACTGCTCTTGGAGTTTCTGTAGGAACTGAAGAAGATAGTAAAGCCTTGAATATGGCTAAGTTAAGATACCACAAAGTTGTGATCATGACCGATGCCGATATTGATGGTTCTCACATTTCTACGTTGATTCTTACGTTTTTCTTTAGATTTATGAAAGAATTGATCGAGAACGGATATATTTATATCGCTCAGCCGCCTTTATATTTATTGAAAAGAGGAAATAAAAAGGTATATGCTTACAACGAAAAAGAGCGTGAAGAATTTACTTTAGAAATGTCTCCGGATGGTAAAGGCGTTGAAGTTCAGCGTTATAAAGGTCTTGGAGAGATGAATCCTGAACAGCTTTGGGAAACGACTCTTAATCCTGAACACAGAATCTTGAAGCAGGTAACAATCGATAATGCTGTAGAAGCAGACAGTGTTTTCTCAATGTTGATGGGAGACGAAGTTCCGCCAAGAAGAGAATTTATCGAGAAAAATGCAAAATATGCTAAAATCGATGCATAA
- the rlmF gene encoding 23S rRNA (adenine(1618)-N(6))-methyltransferase RlmF: protein MSTEKSGLHTRNLHRNPYDFDQLISCLPELKEYVFINSYQTATVNFSLPKAVKLLNKALLLHFYNVQNWDIPDSNLCPPIPGRADYVHYIADLLAEKRSGIPTGISVSGLDIGVGANLVYPLIAHQSYGWKMLGTDINRDSLENAQRILDHNPDFSNFIQLKKQPNSDHIFKNIIDPKDRFTFSMCNPPFHDSEESALKGNIRKTRNLNRSKVQKPLLNFGGQQSELWCEGGEIAFITKMIEESVLYSSQILWFTCLVSKKDNLHKLTSILKKVKVIEFKIIDMSQGQKISRILAWTFVFQKNRKDWFL from the coding sequence ATGTCTACTGAAAAATCGGGTCTGCACACAAGAAATCTGCATCGTAATCCTTATGATTTTGATCAGCTTATTTCTTGTTTGCCAGAGCTGAAAGAGTATGTTTTCATTAATTCTTATCAGACGGCAACTGTTAATTTCAGTCTTCCAAAAGCCGTAAAATTACTTAATAAAGCTTTATTGCTGCATTTTTATAATGTTCAGAATTGGGATATTCCCGACAGTAATCTTTGTCCTCCGATTCCCGGGCGAGCTGATTATGTACATTATATTGCAGATTTGCTGGCTGAAAAACGAAGCGGAATTCCGACAGGAATTTCTGTTTCAGGTTTGGATATTGGAGTGGGAGCGAATCTTGTGTATCCTTTAATTGCCCACCAATCGTATGGCTGGAAAATGTTGGGAACGGATATTAATCGAGATTCTCTGGAAAATGCCCAGCGGATTTTAGATCATAATCCTGATTTTTCAAATTTTATTCAGTTAAAAAAACAGCCAAATTCTGATCATATATTTAAAAATATAATTGATCCGAAAGATCGGTTTACATTTTCGATGTGCAATCCTCCTTTTCATGATTCTGAAGAATCTGCTTTAAAGGGAAATATTAGAAAAACGAGAAATCTTAACAGATCGAAAGTTCAAAAACCTCTGCTAAACTTTGGCGGACAGCAATCCGAATTATGGTGCGAAGGAGGAGAAATTGCTTTTATTACAAAAATGATTGAAGAAAGTGTTTTGTATTCGTCTCAAATTCTTTGGTTTACATGTTTGGTTTCTAAAAAAGATAACCTGCATAAGCTGACTTCAATTTTAAAAAAAGTTAAGGTAATAGAGTTCAAAATTATTGATATGTCTCAAGGCCAGAAAATAAGCCGAATATTAGCCTGGACCTTTGTTTTTCAAAAAAATCGCAAAGACTGGTTCTTATAA
- a CDS encoding cytochrome d ubiquinol oxidase subunit II, translating into MIYVVIGFLWLSICLYVILGGADFGAGIVELFTKKKNRSKTQTLMYESIAPIWEANHMWLIIAIVILFVGFPEIYTTLSTYLHIPLVLMLVGIIARGTAFTFRHYDAVKDDWQKVYTQIFYFSSLLTPFFLGLIAAATVSHSINPDAKGFLDLYVFSWLNWFGVTVGLFTVSICAYLASIFSLRETTDRLELGLMIKKSKQTMIFVVITGILVFLAAYLSDIPLLMWVFSKPLGIMATSFATICLLLILKAMHTRKLLPVRALAGFQVILILVAATYQHNPNIILFANGQHLSLLEHVAAPKTISALGWALMLGSLFILPFLFYLMASFSKLRK; encoded by the coding sequence ATGATTTACGTTGTTATAGGCTTTCTTTGGCTGTCGATTTGCCTTTATGTGATTTTAGGCGGTGCCGATTTCGGAGCAGGAATTGTAGAACTTTTCACAAAGAAAAAGAATCGCTCAAAAACACAAACTCTGATGTACGAATCTATTGCTCCCATTTGGGAAGCCAATCATATGTGGCTGATTATCGCAATTGTTATTCTTTTTGTCGGGTTTCCGGAGATTTATACTACATTATCGACTTACCTTCATATTCCTTTGGTTTTAATGCTTGTAGGAATTATCGCAAGAGGTACCGCTTTCACTTTCAGACATTATGATGCAGTAAAAGATGATTGGCAGAAAGTTTATACCCAAATATTTTATTTTTCGAGTTTGTTAACTCCTTTTTTCTTAGGATTAATTGCCGCTGCGACAGTTTCACACTCTATCAATCCTGATGCAAAAGGGTTTTTAGATTTATATGTTTTCAGCTGGCTGAATTGGTTTGGGGTTACCGTGGGATTGTTTACAGTATCTATTTGTGCTTATCTGGCATCGATATTTTCTTTAAGAGAAACTACAGACCGATTGGAATTAGGCTTAATGATTAAAAAATCAAAACAAACGATGATTTTCGTTGTCATTACCGGAATTTTGGTTTTCCTGGCCGCTTATCTATCCGACATACCCTTATTAATGTGGGTGTTTTCAAAACCTTTAGGAATTATGGCTACGTCTTTTGCAACTATTTGTTTATTATTGATTCTCAAAGCAATGCATACCCGCAAACTACTTCCGGTTAGAGCTTTAGCAGGTTTTCAGGTGATTCTGATTTTGGTTGCAGCAACTTACCAGCATAATCCCAACATTATTTTATTTGCCAACGGACAACATTTATCATTATTAGAACATGTTGCCGCCCCGAAAACGATTTCCGCTTTAGGATGGGCTTTGATGCTTGGCTCTCTATTTATTTTACCATTTTTGTTTTATTTGATGGCTTCTTTTAGTAAGCTAAGAAAGTAA